From the Canis lupus familiaris isolate Mischka breed German Shepherd chromosome 27, alternate assembly UU_Cfam_GSD_1.0, whole genome shotgun sequence genome, the window CGTGAtcccgtgatcccggggtcctgcccCCGATGCCCCTCTCCCCGACTTGCTCACTCTgctttttctcaaattaataaacaaaattttttttaatttatttattcacgacacacacacacacacacacacagagaggcagagacacaggcagagggagaagcaggctccacgcagggagcccgacgcgggactcgatccggggtctccaggatcacgccctgggctgcaggcggcgctaaaccgctgggccccccgggctgccctaagaaataaatcttaaaagaaaaaacaaaaaacaaaaaaacaaagaaactgaggcccaaaggagTGAAGTGACTATGACTTACagaaagaaaggggcagaggtaAATCCAAATTCAATCCCAACGGATTCCAAAATTGTGGCTTTTCTGTCAGTTTAGCCTTCTAAGCGGGGCCGGGTTTCTATGGAGGGAAGATTCTGGGGCAGGGATCCTTAGCCTAGGTCCACTGGCCCccgggggggggtggtggggaagacACGGGCACAATCCATCAGCCCTCTGAAGGTCCCTGGGGGTTTTGCGCGCCTGCATGTGATTTCTCTGGGGCCAGACTCAGGTGTTTCTGGATTCTCAAATGCCTGGAAATTCTAAGAACACTGAGGCTGATGTCCTGGTTCCAATGAATAGAGTCCAGCCTTGCTGGGTCTGTAAGCAGCCTGGTCGGGTGGTCTGGGCTCAGTGAGGTCTCCTCGCTGGCCTGTGGCTGCACACACAAGTGGGTTGTAGGTGTGCCCAGACAGACGCCAATCCCCtccggcctcggcctcggcctcgtaGCCTGGAGGGAGCTGGGGCTGCCCCGACCCTGGGCTGGGGGCTCTCGCTTACTCCGGGCAACTGTGCCAACATCGCGTTCTCAGTGCCACCGGAATCAAGACTGGGAAGAGTTTGCTGCACCAAGGACCAGGGGAGTTCAGTGGCCTGTGGCTCCTGGCTTCGGCCTGGGGGTCCCGGTCCCTCTGCCCCGTGGTGGGGTGATGAGTGGGAGCCGTTCTCGGAGAGGGACGGAAGGAGGGAATCCCTGGAGGTAGAGTCGGAGCCCAGTCAGCCCAGGAGCCTGAGTGCAGGGCCTGCTAGCACCGAGCGAGGCACGAGAGCCGCCGTGCGAGCCCTTGGGCCGTGTCACTGCCCTGACTCAGGCCTCAGCTGGGGGGAACCGATGGCTCCGTCATCTGTGAGTCACCACctgccacccccactccctgtcTGGTGGGAAGAACCCCCTCTCCCATGTCCTAGACCTAAAATAAACCcagactcccctcccctctccacccccactttGCTCAGAGCACGAGAGGGCTGGATGAAAGATTTTTGCGAGGGTGACAAGACCAGTCCCGGGACATAAGGTGCTTGAGCTCCCTTGGTGCTCCAGGGCTTCGAACCTAGGGACTGAGACCGGGACCAGGTCCCTCTGGAGGACCAACCTGGGAAATCCCCCCAGCTGGGCTAGgctgggaagagacagaggggcagggatCAGAGGACGGCACCGATGGGAGAGGAGCAGGGCTACAGGGAGGCCCGGGGACACGAAACAAGCCCATCAATGGGACGCAATTTCCTCCATCCCAGCTAGAGTCTTCTCTTCCAAACCCTCTTCAGTTTTTCTTGAACAGAATTCTACAGCAAAATGTAACAACCCCAGATAGGAAGTTAAAAGGGAAATACGATTCTCTGGGGTGTTCTAAACGTTGACCTCATTTTATTTgctcatccctccccacccccattactttccatcctttttctccccctcgCTGCCCTATACCTACCTCTGGAGAGGAAAGGAGTGTCTGAAGCTTCTGTGCTTGGGGAAAACCTGGGGGCCGGAGGAGAGATCCATCCGGGGTGGGAGCTGTGGGCGGGAGCATCGGTTTCCTGGGATGGCCTTCCCAGATGCAAGCACATCTGGAGCCCATCAGGGAGGGACCTGGAACACCAGGATTCCCAATACACATCCGACTGGGGCTGTGAGGGGCTGAAGATGAGCCAGgcattccctcccacccccataaGTTTGCCTGCTGTTTCTAGCCCTCTCCTGGGAAGGATTACCAATCCCAGACAGGAAGTCAGGGCACTGCAAGGGGCTGGGAGCAGGGCGAGAGCTTGCAGGGATTGCACCCAGAGCCAGGCCGACGCCTCGCCCTATGGAGATGACGACCCTGCTCGGGAGGGAGTCGGGGTGCGCGTGTGCAGCGCGGGTTTGTCCTTAACAAAATAGGTTTGCCGTGGTgcgaggctggggtgggggtcagcACGTCCCCCCTGCTTGCTTCTCATGAAGGACAGAAGTCCTCCCCGTGAGTCTCTGGGCCTGTTGCCCTCCTCACCTCTCCACCCCCCATAACCACGCACACTCCTTCCTTGGCTGCAAATTCCTCCCTGTCCATCGTCGCCTTGTAATGAGCACGCTGGTTTTCCAGGGATCACGTACCGGGCTAAGAATAGGTCCAGCCGCTTGCCCTTCCCCTCAGGGAGATCCAGCCTGCTGGGGCGCTGAGTCTGGGGGTACATGGAGGGTTAGTGACCCCTGCAAGGGGTCCGGGTGTCGCCGGGAGCCAGCCCCTAAGGGTAAAGCGGACAGTCTCTAGGGCTGAGACTCCGGGGTTCCTCCAGGGGCGGGGGAGTAGggccctctcctcttctcctgcaGCTAAGGCTTGACGGGGAATCACACCTTGAAAGACTCTTAGCTTCTGGACCCCAAGCTTGCGGCTGAGTGGAGCTAATGATATGCTAGAAAGTAGTGCTGTATACAGTGTCCGGGTGCAGGAGCAAACCGGCTTCCTGCCTCACCTGCAGCGGAGGTCCAATGGGCTTTGCCCTTTAGCCTCCACCTCTCTCACCTCCGGGCTTGACCCTTGGTTGGACTTCAGAGCCCAGGGCGAGGCCAGGGGAGGAGCTCCCTGACCTGCTGGCTTGGAGCCCTTTCCACGTCTCTGACCTGGGCTTGGCTGGGGGGGCCCAGCCCACAGAACAGTGGGGCTGCGGCAGGGCTAAGGCCCCGGGCCTGGGGGACGGACGTGGGCCGGAGACTGACCTGGGGGGAAGGGTGGCGGCGGGTGGCCGGCGGGGAAGGTGGAGGGGGCTCTGGGCCTTCGCAGAGCttgggtgggc encodes:
- the LOC111092897 gene encoding uncharacterized protein LOC111092897 isoform X4 is translated as MGAEEAASETGTWQALPPRMDLSSGPQVFPKHRSFRHSFPLQRDSLLPSLSENGSHSSPHHGAEGPGPPGRSQEPQATELPWSLVQQTLPSLDSGGTENAMLAQLPGPQASEETSLSPDHPTRLLTDPARLDSIHWNQDISLSVLRISRHLRIQKHLSLAPEKSHAGAQNPQGPSEG